A single Pseudomonas sp. MM223 DNA region contains:
- the pcaK_3 gene encoding 4-hydroxybenzoate transporter PcaK (*Name pcaK_3), giving the protein MNNTLDVRQLIDQQPIGRYQKWVVFLGLLIIALDGLDVAIIGFIAPQLKSDWGLDAQSLGPVLSAALIGLALGALIAGPLADRYGRKAVLLCSVLLFGTWTLASAFSPNLETLVALRFLTGLGLGAAMPNASTLVSEYAPARSRSLLITLAFCGFSLGAALGGFVSAWMIPNLGWRSVLVLGGVLPLLVLPLLYWRLPESVTFLVSKGADRQRILAIVRRLAPEHVNADSTFVMPAKPQGNVGAIGTILSPRYRFGTCMLWAGYVLALFLVYLFSGWLPTLVKEGGGFSVSEAAIVTACFQIGGPVGAISVGWAMDRCNPQRVLMLTFLFSGAVIFTIGQVAGEFAWLCAIACAVGFGLNGASVGMNALAAAFYPTEARATGASWMSGIGRIGAVLSAFAGAQMLALGWSFAQVFASLLIPAGLAALAVLLQGWHASRVSPVMNETRYQ; this is encoded by the coding sequence ATGAACAACACACTAGACGTGCGCCAACTCATCGACCAGCAACCCATCGGCCGCTACCAGAAATGGGTGGTGTTCCTCGGCTTGCTGATCATTGCCCTTGATGGCCTGGACGTGGCCATCATCGGTTTCATTGCCCCGCAACTGAAAAGCGACTGGGGCCTGGATGCGCAAAGCCTAGGCCCGGTATTGAGCGCAGCGCTGATTGGCCTGGCCCTCGGCGCCCTGATCGCTGGCCCCCTGGCTGACCGCTACGGGCGCAAGGCGGTATTGCTGTGCAGCGTGCTGCTGTTCGGCACCTGGACCCTGGCCTCGGCCTTTTCCCCAAACCTGGAAACCCTGGTCGCGTTGCGCTTTCTTACCGGCCTGGGCCTGGGGGCTGCCATGCCCAATGCCAGCACCCTGGTCAGCGAATATGCCCCGGCGCGCAGCCGCTCGCTGCTGATCACCCTGGCGTTCTGCGGGTTCTCCTTGGGGGCCGCGCTGGGTGGTTTCGTCAGCGCCTGGATGATACCCAACCTGGGTTGGCGCAGTGTGCTGGTGCTGGGTGGGGTGTTGCCACTGCTGGTCCTGCCGCTGCTGTATTGGCGCCTGCCGGAATCGGTCACCTTCCTGGTCAGCAAAGGCGCAGACCGCCAGCGCATTCTGGCCATTGTCCGCCGCCTGGCCCCTGAACATGTCAACGCCGACAGTACCTTTGTCATGCCCGCCAAACCCCAAGGCAATGTTGGTGCGATTGGCACTATCCTCTCGCCGCGCTACCGCTTTGGTACCTGCATGCTCTGGGCTGGCTATGTACTGGCGCTGTTCCTGGTGTACCTGTTCAGCGGCTGGCTGCCGACGCTGGTGAAGGAGGGCGGTGGTTTTTCGGTGTCTGAAGCCGCCATTGTCACGGCCTGTTTCCAGATTGGCGGCCCGGTAGGGGCGATCTCGGTAGGCTGGGCCATGGACCGCTGTAACCCGCAGCGCGTACTCATGCTGACGTTTCTGTTCAGCGGCGCGGTTATCTTCACGATTGGCCAGGTGGCAGGGGAGTTCGCCTGGTTGTGCGCCATTGCCTGCGCCGTGGGCTTCGGCTTGAACGGCGCGAGCGTTGGCATGAATGCACTGGCGGCGGCTTTTTACCCCACTGAAGCGCGGGCGACCGGGGCCAGCTGGATGAGCGGCATCGGGCGCATTGGCGCCGTGCTCAGCGCCTTTGCCGGGGCTCAGATGCTGGCGTTGGGCTGGAGCTTTGCGCAAGTGTTCGCATCATTGCTGATCCCTGCCGGCTTGGCGGCGCTGGCGGTTCTACTGCAAGGGTGGCACGCGAGCAGGGTTTCGCCCGTCATGAATGAGACACGTTATCAATAG
- the kstD_1 gene encoding 3-oxosteroid 1-dehydrogenase (*Name kstD_1), with the protein MTTRSCDVLVVGAGAGGLATAITAKKHGLDVIVIEKDHCFGGTTAFSGGVLWVPGNRHGANDSPEAAMTYLRNETGACLDAAGVEAFLRYGPQMVDFFERETAVKFVPTLYPDYHPQVEGGVDVGRSILAAPYDIRGLGPDMARLRPPLKTITFIGMMFNSSNADLKHFFNVTRSLTSFVYVAKRLLTHLKELALYRRGTQVTSGNALAARLVRSALDLGIPILTGTPARQLLCEGGRVVGALAGQGDSELRIQARRGVVLACGGFSHDLQRLRQAYPHVRRGGEHFSPVPAGNTGDGARMAEALGAKVDIRLQAPAAWMPVSKVPAGGGRYIAFPHLLDRYKPGVIGVLRSGQRFTNESNSYHDVGAALIEACAGQAETAMWLVCDRRTLGKYGLGFAKPAPMPTAPLLRNGYLLKGKTLAELAGKAGIDAQGLERTVRDYNLGAVQGQDRQYGRGSTTFNRYLADPQQQPNPCVAPVGEGPYFAVKVIMGDLGTFDGLRTSVVGEVLAADGQAIKGLYAVGNDRASIMGGNYPGAGITLGPIMTFGYITGRHLAGVEQGLAAGNAREVA; encoded by the coding sequence ATGACCACGCGAAGCTGCGATGTGCTGGTGGTCGGTGCGGGCGCTGGCGGCCTGGCGACGGCGATTACAGCTAAGAAGCATGGCCTTGACGTGATCGTCATCGAAAAAGACCACTGCTTTGGCGGTACCACGGCGTTTTCCGGCGGTGTGTTGTGGGTGCCTGGCAACAGGCACGGGGCCAACGACAGCCCTGAGGCGGCCATGACTTACCTGCGTAACGAAACCGGTGCTTGCCTTGATGCTGCGGGGGTCGAGGCGTTCTTGCGCTACGGGCCGCAAATGGTGGACTTTTTCGAGCGGGAAACCGCCGTCAAGTTCGTGCCCACGCTGTACCCCGACTATCACCCACAGGTGGAGGGTGGCGTCGATGTGGGCCGTTCGATACTGGCCGCACCTTATGATATCCGTGGCCTCGGGCCGGACATGGCCCGCCTGCGCCCGCCGCTGAAAACCATCACCTTCATCGGCATGATGTTCAATTCGTCGAATGCCGACCTCAAGCACTTCTTCAACGTTACCCGCTCGTTGACGTCGTTCGTGTATGTGGCCAAGCGCCTGCTGACCCACCTGAAGGAGCTGGCCCTGTATCGCCGCGGTACCCAGGTCACCAGCGGCAATGCCTTGGCGGCGCGGCTGGTGCGCTCGGCATTGGACCTGGGCATCCCGATCCTCACTGGCACCCCGGCGCGGCAGCTGCTGTGTGAAGGCGGGCGGGTGGTGGGGGCACTGGCCGGGCAAGGCGACAGCGAACTGCGCATTCAGGCCCGGCGTGGGGTGGTGCTGGCCTGTGGCGGGTTCTCCCATGACCTGCAACGGTTGCGCCAGGCCTACCCGCATGTGCGTCGTGGTGGTGAGCATTTTTCACCGGTGCCTGCGGGTAATACCGGCGATGGTGCGCGCATGGCCGAGGCGCTGGGCGCCAAGGTCGACATCCGCCTGCAAGCCCCCGCAGCCTGGATGCCCGTATCGAAGGTGCCGGCGGGGGGCGGGCGCTACATCGCCTTTCCGCATCTGCTGGACCGCTACAAGCCGGGTGTGATCGGGGTGCTGCGTTCGGGCCAGCGTTTCACCAACGAGTCCAATTCCTACCACGACGTGGGCGCAGCGCTGATCGAAGCCTGTGCCGGCCAGGCAGAGACGGCTATGTGGCTGGTGTGCGACCGCCGCACCCTGGGCAAGTACGGCCTGGGTTTCGCCAAGCCAGCCCCGATGCCGACGGCCCCCCTGTTGCGTAACGGCTACCTGCTCAAAGGCAAGACCCTGGCCGAGCTGGCAGGCAAGGCCGGTATCGATGCGCAAGGGCTGGAACGGACCGTGCGCGACTACAACCTTGGCGCAGTGCAGGGTCAGGACCGCCAGTACGGCCGCGGCAGTACCACTTTCAACCGCTACCTGGCCGACCCGCAGCAACAGCCCAACCCCTGCGTAGCGCCAGTGGGCGAAGGGCCGTACTTTGCCGTGAAGGTCATCATGGGCGACCTGGGCACCTTCGACGGGCTGCGCACCAGCGTGGTCGGTGAAGTGCTGGCCGCCGACGGGCAGGCCATCAAGGGGCTGTATGCGGTGGGTAACGACCGTGCCAGCATCATGGGCGGCAACTACCCCGGTGCCGGTATTACCCTGGGGCCGATCATGACCTTTGGCTACATCACCGGGCGCCACCTGGCCGGTGTCGAGCAGGGGCTGGCGGCGGGCAATGCGCGGGAGGTGGCGTGA
- the bacC_2 gene encoding Dihydroanticapsin 7-dehydrogenase (*Name bacC_2): MHNNKIPSQWLGLDSAVCVVTGAAGGIGAALASALVEQQAHVVLLDRDLDKCRELAATLGEHSVGEVSALGCDIADPTSVEQAAAQVQALHGRCDVLVNNASVLRPGALDVLTLEQWNQVLAVNLSGYLLCAQAFGRSMLARGQGRIVHVASIAAHYPQPNSGAYSAAKAGVSMLSRQIAVEWGPRGVRSNAVCPGLIRTPLSAAFYADPQIERQRSAMTANQRIGEPQDIAEAVLFLASRRADYINGAELTVDGGLESMPMALIPRPGFEGARS, from the coding sequence ATGCACAACAACAAGATCCCCTCTCAATGGCTGGGCCTGGACTCGGCCGTATGCGTGGTCACCGGTGCCGCCGGTGGCATTGGCGCGGCGCTGGCGAGCGCCCTGGTGGAGCAGCAGGCCCATGTGGTCCTGCTGGACCGTGACCTGGACAAATGCCGTGAGCTGGCTGCCACCCTGGGTGAACACAGCGTCGGTGAGGTCAGCGCCCTGGGCTGCGACATCGCCGACCCGACCAGCGTGGAGCAGGCTGCTGCCCAGGTCCAGGCGCTGCACGGGCGCTGCGATGTACTGGTCAACAATGCCAGCGTACTGCGCCCCGGTGCACTGGACGTACTGACCCTGGAGCAATGGAACCAGGTGCTGGCGGTTAACCTCAGTGGCTACCTGTTGTGTGCCCAGGCCTTTGGCCGTTCGATGCTGGCCCGCGGCCAGGGCCGTATCGTGCACGTGGCCTCGATCGCCGCCCATTACCCGCAACCCAACAGTGGTGCTTACAGTGCGGCCAAGGCCGGCGTCAGCATGCTGTCGCGGCAGATTGCCGTGGAATGGGGACCGCGAGGTGTGCGCAGCAATGCAGTGTGCCCAGGGCTGATCCGCACACCTTTGTCTGCAGCGTTTTACGCCGACCCGCAGATCGAACGCCAGCGCAGCGCAATGACAGCCAACCAGCGCATTGGTGAACCACAGGATATCGCTGAAGCCGTGCTGTTCCTGGCCAGCCGGCGCGCCGACTACATCAATGGCGCAGAGCTGACCGTGGATGGCGGGCTCGAAAGCATGCCCATGGCGCTGATCCCGCGCCCAGGCTTCGAGGGGGCACGCTCATGA
- the rhaS_7 gene encoding HTH-type transcriptional activator RhaS (*Name rhaS_7), producing MNKIPNYALYGETAQPVWHEALHVEQISQRSGAHNWEIAAHRHEGLLQLLYLQSGGGEVLFDSDRLQVQAPCVVYVPAQVVHGFRWAGQVEGQVITAAQHPLESIAQVLAPNLLVRVRKPHVIALPLWAADEDPLLPLCMALREEYHNRAREHVASSMALLLTLLIQVLRHEPHLPHGEQRPVSRRSQQLTAFRELVDMHYRAHWPLADYAAELGMTLATLGRLCQEHLGMTPMNVINARLVLEAKRMLGHSSLSVKEIAHELGFADVGYFSRFFRKHAGVSPSGFREGQ from the coding sequence ATGAACAAGATCCCCAACTACGCCCTGTACGGTGAAACCGCACAACCGGTGTGGCACGAAGCCCTGCATGTGGAGCAGATCTCCCAGCGGTCTGGCGCACACAACTGGGAAATTGCCGCGCACCGTCATGAAGGCTTGCTGCAGCTGCTGTACCTGCAAAGCGGTGGCGGTGAAGTGCTGTTCGACAGTGACCGGCTCCAGGTGCAGGCGCCCTGCGTGGTGTATGTACCGGCGCAAGTGGTGCATGGCTTCCGTTGGGCCGGCCAGGTCGAGGGCCAGGTGATCACCGCCGCCCAGCACCCGCTGGAAAGCATTGCCCAGGTGCTGGCACCCAACCTGCTGGTGCGGGTGCGCAAACCACACGTGATCGCCCTGCCATTGTGGGCAGCCGACGAAGACCCGTTGCTGCCGCTGTGCATGGCCTTGCGCGAGGAGTACCACAACCGCGCCCGTGAGCATGTGGCCAGCAGCATGGCACTGTTGCTGACGCTGCTGATTCAGGTGCTGCGCCATGAACCGCACCTGCCCCATGGCGAGCAGCGCCCAGTGTCAAGGCGCAGCCAGCAGCTGACCGCTTTTCGTGAGTTGGTGGACATGCATTACCGCGCGCACTGGCCACTGGCGGACTACGCCGCCGAGCTGGGCATGACCCTGGCCACGCTGGGGCGGTTGTGTCAGGAGCACCTGGGCATGACGCCCATGAACGTGATCAATGCCCGGCTGGTGCTGGAGGCCAAGCGCATGCTTGGGCATTCAAGCCTGAGTGTGAAAGAGATCGCCCATGAGCTGGGGTTTGCCGATGTGGGGTATTTCAGCCGTTTCTTCCGCAAGCATGCGGGGGTGAGCCCTAGCGGGTTTCGCGAGGGGCAGTAA
- the aam gene encoding Acylamidase (*Name aam) produces the protein MKPLAIDPIVTLDAEALSQAIHARQVSCREVMQAYLAHIERCNPKVNALVSLRPAEAVLAEADERDRELKRGHSRGWMHGMPQAIKDLAATAGLRTTLGSPLFAEQVPEHDAISVARVRASGALIVGKSNVPEFGLGSQTYNTLFGTTTNAYDPQRVAGGSSGGAAAALAMRLLPVADGSDMMGSLRNPAAFNNVFGLRPSQGRVPHGPAPELFVQQLATEGPMGRSVVDVARLLSTQAGVDARVPLSLSGGKQDFAAGLQRDFRGVRVGWLGDYNGYLPMDDGVMGLCEAALADFAELGCRVEACQPAFDPARLWQCWLTHRHFLVHGNLSAAYADPAKRALLKPEAQWEVEGALHLSAAALYQASLDRSDWYRALANLFERYDYLLLPSAQVFPFDAKLAWPTEVGGRAMDTYHRWMEVVIGPTLAGLPSISVPVGFNSAGLPTGLQIIGPAQADHAVLQLAYAHEQLTRWVERCPPPCLLA, from the coding sequence GTGAAGCCGCTAGCCATCGACCCCATCGTTACCCTCGATGCCGAAGCATTGTCCCAGGCCATTCATGCCCGTCAGGTGTCGTGCCGGGAGGTGATGCAGGCCTACCTGGCGCATATCGAACGCTGCAACCCGAAGGTCAACGCACTGGTGTCGCTGCGCCCGGCCGAAGCAGTGTTGGCTGAGGCCGATGAGCGTGACCGTGAGCTGAAGCGAGGCCATTCCCGCGGCTGGATGCATGGCATGCCGCAGGCCATCAAGGACCTGGCCGCCACTGCCGGGTTGCGCACCACCCTGGGCTCGCCGTTGTTTGCCGAACAGGTACCCGAGCATGATGCGATCAGCGTGGCGCGGGTGCGGGCGAGCGGGGCGCTGATCGTTGGTAAAAGCAACGTGCCCGAGTTCGGCCTCGGCTCGCAAACCTACAACACCCTGTTTGGCACCACCACCAATGCCTACGACCCGCAGCGGGTGGCCGGCGGCAGCAGTGGCGGGGCGGCGGCGGCCTTGGCCATGCGCCTGCTGCCAGTGGCTGACGGCAGTGACATGATGGGTTCGCTGCGCAACCCGGCGGCGTTCAACAATGTGTTCGGCTTGCGCCCGTCGCAGGGCCGAGTGCCCCATGGCCCGGCGCCTGAACTGTTCGTGCAGCAGCTGGCTACCGAGGGGCCGATGGGGCGCAGCGTGGTGGATGTGGCGCGGCTGTTGTCGACCCAGGCAGGCGTTGATGCGCGTGTGCCGCTGTCACTGAGCGGGGGCAAGCAAGATTTTGCGGCAGGGCTGCAGCGCGATTTTCGTGGTGTGCGGGTTGGTTGGCTGGGGGATTACAACGGCTATCTGCCGATGGATGACGGGGTGATGGGCCTATGTGAAGCGGCGTTGGCCGATTTTGCCGAACTGGGCTGCCGGGTCGAGGCTTGCCAACCGGCATTCGACCCGGCGCGTTTGTGGCAATGCTGGCTCACCCACCGCCACTTCCTGGTGCACGGCAACCTCAGCGCGGCTTATGCCGACCCGGCCAAGCGTGCCTTGCTCAAGCCCGAAGCACAATGGGAGGTGGAGGGTGCCTTGCACCTGAGCGCGGCAGCGCTGTACCAGGCGTCGCTGGACCGCAGCGACTGGTACCGCGCCTTGGCCAACCTGTTCGAACGTTACGACTACCTGCTGCTGCCGTCTGCCCAGGTGTTCCCTTTCGATGCAAAGCTGGCTTGGCCGACGGAGGTCGGAGGGCGAGCGATGGACACCTACCATCGCTGGATGGAGGTGGTGATCGGGCCGACCTTGGCTGGTTTACCGAGCATCAGCGTGCCGGTCGGCTTCAACAGCGCCGGTTTGCCCACGGGCCTGCAGATCATAGGCCCGGCCCAGGCCGACCACGCGGTGTTGCAACTGGCGTATGCCCATGAACAGCTGACCCGTTGGGTTGAGCGGTGCCCGCCACCGTGCCTGCTGGCCTGA
- the proP_4 gene encoding Proline/betaine transporter (*Name proP_4), protein MQTSSTGVSRTRQVVAAVIGNALEWYDFIVYGFLASIIARQFFPSDDEYASLLMALATFGVGFFMRPVGGVLLGMYSDRKGRKAAMQLIIRLMTVSIAMIAFAPDYLAIGMAAPLLIVVARMLQGFATGGEYASATAFLVESAPAHRKGLYGSWQLVGQCLAVFSGAAMVALVTHLCSPEALDSWGWRIPFVLGLLIGPVGLWIRKHMEEPEEFVEARRQAKGPSPSLWQVLREHRRSVLVSMGLACGATVLFYVVLVNMPTFAHKNLGLPLDQVLLVQMLAVGLMTVVIPLSGALSDRLGRRPVLMAFTLAFFVMVYPLYVWVAAVPSVERLLVMQLLLCTAIGGFFGPAPTALAEQFPVEVRSTGVSVAYNVAVMVFGGFAPLIVTWLSKVLGTPVAPSFYVLFACLLTLLGTYCLKEAPRAGKPATFNLGVKP, encoded by the coding sequence ATGCAGACTTCGAGCACCGGCGTGTCGCGTACCCGGCAAGTGGTCGCCGCCGTTATCGGCAATGCCTTGGAATGGTATGACTTTATCGTGTACGGCTTTTTGGCCAGCATCATCGCCCGGCAGTTCTTTCCGTCCGACGATGAGTACGCCTCGCTGCTGATGGCCTTGGCCACCTTCGGCGTCGGCTTCTTCATGCGCCCGGTAGGCGGCGTGTTGCTGGGCATGTATTCCGATCGCAAGGGCCGCAAGGCGGCCATGCAACTGATCATCCGCCTGATGACCGTGTCGATCGCGATGATCGCTTTTGCGCCCGACTACCTGGCCATCGGCATGGCTGCGCCGCTGTTGATTGTGGTAGCGCGCATGCTGCAAGGCTTTGCCACGGGTGGCGAATACGCCAGTGCTACGGCATTTCTGGTGGAGAGCGCGCCAGCCCATCGCAAGGGGCTGTATGGCTCATGGCAATTGGTAGGGCAGTGCCTGGCGGTGTTCTCTGGCGCGGCCATGGTGGCGCTGGTTACCCACCTGTGCTCACCTGAGGCGCTGGACAGCTGGGGCTGGCGCATTCCGTTCGTGCTGGGCTTGCTGATCGGCCCAGTGGGGCTGTGGATTCGCAAACATATGGAAGAGCCTGAAGAGTTTGTCGAGGCACGCCGCCAAGCCAAGGGCCCGTCGCCCAGCCTGTGGCAGGTATTGCGTGAGCATCGGCGCAGTGTGCTGGTGTCGATGGGCCTGGCCTGTGGCGCGACGGTGTTGTTCTATGTGGTGCTGGTGAACATGCCAACCTTTGCCCACAAGAACCTTGGGCTGCCGCTGGACCAGGTGCTGCTGGTACAGATGCTCGCCGTCGGCCTGATGACCGTGGTCATCCCTTTGTCTGGTGCGCTGTCTGATCGGCTGGGGCGGCGCCCGGTGCTGATGGCCTTCACCCTGGCGTTTTTCGTGATGGTCTACCCGCTGTATGTGTGGGTGGCCGCCGTGCCCTCCGTGGAGCGGCTGCTGGTGATGCAACTGCTGCTGTGTACCGCCATCGGCGGCTTCTTTGGCCCGGCACCTACCGCCCTGGCCGAGCAGTTCCCGGTCGAGGTGCGTTCTACCGGTGTATCGGTGGCCTATAACGTAGCGGTGATGGTGTTCGGCGGCTTTGCTCCGCTGATCGTCACTTGGCTGAGCAAGGTACTCGGCACCCCGGTGGCGCCATCCTTCTACGTGCTGTTCGCCTGCCTGCTGACGCTGCTGGGTACCTACTGCCTGAAAGAAGCACCCCGGGCGGGCAAGCCTGCCACTTTCAACCTTGGAGTAAAACCGTGA
- the hipO_2 gene encoding Hippurate hydrolase (*Name hipO_2), protein MSRHQHILAWLNDVASDLHAIRHDIHAHPELGFEESRTSALVARLLEAWGYEVHTGIGKTGVVGVLRNGSSPRRLGLRADMDALPIHEATGAAYSSQHQGCMHACGHDGHTTMLLGAARYLAATRQFDGTLTLIFQPAEEGQGGAEAMLADGLLERFPCDALFGMHNMPGLPAGHLGFREGPMMASQDLLTVTLDGVGGHGSMPHLTVDPLVAAASVVMALQTVVARNIDAQEAAVVTVGALQAGEAANVIPQQALLRLSLRALNAEVRAQTLERVRAIIVSQAESFGCRASIEHRPAYPVLVNHAAENAFATQVGVELLGAEAVDGNTRKLMGSEDFAWMLQRCPGAYLFIGNGVSRPMVHNPAYDFNDDILLTGAAYWGALAERWLAPA, encoded by the coding sequence ATGTCCCGACATCAACACATCCTGGCCTGGCTGAACGATGTGGCCAGCGACCTGCACGCGATCCGTCACGATATCCACGCCCACCCGGAACTGGGTTTTGAAGAAAGCCGCACCTCGGCGCTGGTTGCCCGGCTGCTGGAGGCGTGGGGCTATGAAGTGCACACCGGCATCGGCAAGACTGGCGTGGTTGGCGTGCTACGCAATGGCAGCAGCCCACGCCGCCTGGGGCTGCGTGCCGACATGGACGCGCTGCCCATTCATGAGGCGACCGGCGCCGCCTACAGCAGCCAGCACCAAGGCTGCATGCACGCCTGCGGCCATGACGGGCACACCACCATGCTGCTGGGCGCGGCGCGCTACCTGGCGGCAACCCGGCAGTTCGACGGCACGCTGACGCTGATCTTCCAGCCGGCCGAGGAGGGCCAGGGTGGCGCCGAGGCAATGCTGGCCGACGGCCTGCTGGAGCGCTTCCCCTGTGATGCACTGTTCGGCATGCACAACATGCCTGGGCTGCCGGCTGGGCATTTGGGTTTTCGCGAGGGGCCGATGATGGCTTCGCAAGACCTGCTTACGGTGACCCTCGACGGTGTGGGCGGCCATGGCTCGATGCCGCATCTGACCGTCGACCCGCTTGTGGCCGCGGCCAGTGTGGTGATGGCGCTGCAAACGGTGGTGGCGCGCAACATCGATGCACAGGAGGCTGCGGTGGTTACCGTCGGCGCCCTGCAAGCCGGTGAAGCGGCCAACGTGATCCCGCAACAGGCACTGTTGCGCCTGAGCCTGCGCGCGCTCAACGCCGAGGTCCGGGCGCAGACCCTGGAGCGGGTGCGGGCAATCATTGTCAGCCAGGCCGAAAGCTTTGGCTGCCGCGCCAGCATCGAACACCGCCCGGCTTACCCGGTGCTGGTCAACCATGCTGCAGAAAACGCCTTTGCCACCCAGGTAGGGGTCGAGTTGCTGGGTGCCGAGGCGGTGGATGGCAACACCCGCAAGCTGATGGGCAGTGAAGACTTTGCCTGGATGTTACAGCGCTGCCCGGGTGCCTACCTGTTCATTGGCAATGGTGTATCGCGGCCGATGGTGCACAACCCGGCCTACGACTTTAACGACGACATCCTGCTGACCGGCGCCGCCTACTGGGGCGCGCTGGCAGAGCGCTGGCTCGCACCCGCCTGA
- a CDS encoding IS5 family transposase ISPpu18: protein MKQMTFADAEYAGKRKQTRKELFLIEMDQVVPWKGLIALIEPHYPKGEGGRPAYPLMAMLRIHLMQNWFGYSDPAMEEALYETTILRQFAGLSLERIPDETTILKFRRLLEKHGWQPASSA from the coding sequence ATGAAGCAGATGACCTTCGCCGACGCCGAGTACGCCGGCAAGCGCAAGCAGACCCGTAAGGAATTGTTCCTGATCGAGATGGATCAGGTGGTGCCGTGGAAGGGATTGATTGCCCTGATCGAGCCACACTACCCAAAGGGTGAAGGTGGTCGTCCAGCCTATCCGCTGATGGCCATGTTACGTATCCATCTGATGCAGAACTGGTTCGGCTACAGCGACCCGGCCATGGAAGAAGCGCTCTACGAGACGACCATCCTGCGTCAGTTCGCCGGGCTGAGCCTCGAGCGTATTCCCGACGAAACCACCATCCTCAAGTTCCGTCGCTTGCTGGAGAAACATGGCTGGCAGCCGGCATCCTCGGCGTAA
- a CDS encoding IS5 family transposase ISPa16: MHQSKKGNQYYFGMKAHIGVDDESGLVHSVVGTAANVADITQVDKLLHGDENVVCADAGYTGVEKRPEHAGREVIWQVAARRSTYKKLDKRSALYKAKRKIEKAKAQVRAKVEHPFRVIKRQFGYVKVRFRGLAKNTAQLVTLFALSNLWMARRHLLTTAGKVHL, encoded by the coding sequence ATGCACCAGAGCAAGAAAGGGAACCAGTATTACTTTGGCATGAAGGCGCACATCGGCGTGGATGATGAGTCGGGGCTGGTACACAGCGTGGTAGGCACGGCAGCCAACGTGGCGGATATCACCCAGGTCGACAAACTGCTGCACGGTGACGAGAACGTCGTCTGCGCCGATGCCGGCTACACCGGCGTCGAAAAGCGCCCCGAACATGCTGGCCGCGAAGTGATCTGGCAGGTCGCAGCACGCCGCAGCACCTACAAGAAGCTCGATAAACGCAGCGCCCTGTACAAAGCCAAGCGCAAGATCGAGAAGGCCAAGGCACAAGTGCGAGCGAAGGTCGAGCACCCGTTTCGAGTGATCAAGCGCCAGTTCGGTTACGTGAAGGTGCGCTTCCGTGGCCTGGCCAAGAACACCGCTCAGCTGGTGACGCTGTTCGCGCTGTCGAACCTATGGATGGCGCGCCGACATTTGCTGACTACCGCAGGAAAGGTGCACCTGTAA